Proteins encoded together in one Onychomys torridus chromosome 1, mOncTor1.1, whole genome shotgun sequence window:
- the Cebpa gene encoding CCAAT/enhancer-binding protein alpha, with the protein MESADFYEVEPRPPMSSHLQSPPHAPSSAAFGFPRGAGPAPPPAPPAAPEPLGGICEHETSIDISAYIDPAAFNDEFLADLFQHSRQQEKAKAAAGPAGGAGDFDYSGAPAGPGGAVMSAGAHGPPPGYGCAAAGYLDNRLEPLYERVGAPALRPLVIKQEPREEDEAKQLALAGLFPYQPPPPPPPPHPHASPAHLAAPHLQFQIAHCGQTTMHLQPGHPTPPPTPVPSPHPAPALGAAGLPGPGSALKGLAGTHPDLRTGGGGGAGAGKAKKSVDKNSNEYRVRRERNNIAVRKSRDKAKQRNVETQQKVLELTSDNDRLRKRVEQLSRELDTLRGIFRQLPESSLVKAMGNCA; encoded by the coding sequence ATGGAGTCGGCCGACTTCTACGAGGTGGAGCCGCGGCCCCCGATGAGCAGCCACCTCCAGAGCCCCCCGCACGCGCCCAGCAGCGCCGCCTTCGGCTTTCCCCGGGGCGCGGGCCCCGcgccgcccccagccccacctgctGCCCCGGAGCCGCTGGGCGGCATCTGCGAGCACGAGACGTCTATAGACATCAGCGCCTACATCGACCCGGCCGCCTTCAACGACGAGTTCCTGGCCGACCTCTTCCAGCACAGCCGGCAACAGGAGAAGGCCAAGGCGGCCGCGGGCCCCGCGGGTGGCGCCGGCGACTTTGACTACTCGGGGGCCCCAGCGGGCCCCGGCGGCGCGGTCATGTCCGCGGGGGCGCACGGGCCGCCTCCAGGTTACGGCTGTGCGGCGGCCGGCTACCTGGACAACAGGCTGGAGCCCCTGTACGAGCGCGTCGGGGCGCCCGCGCTGCGGCCGCTGGTGATCAAGCAGGAGCCCCGCGAGGAGGACGAGGCGAAGCAGCTGGCGCTGGCCGGCCTCTTCCCCTACcagcctccgccgccgccgccgccgccgcacccGCACGCGTCTCCCGCGCACTTGGCGGCCCCACACCTGCAGTTCCAGATCGCGCACTGCGGCCAGACCACCATGCACCTGCAGCCCGGCCACCCCACACCGCCGCCCACGCCTGTGCCCAGCCCGCACCCCGCGCCCGCGTTGGGTGCTGCGGGTCTGCCGGGTCCGGGGAGCGCGCTCAAGGGATTGGCTGGCACGCACCCCGACCTCCGcacgggcggcggcggcggtgccGGAGCCGGCAAGGCCAAGAAGTCGGTGGACAAGAACAGCAACGAGTACCGGGTGCGGCGGGAACGCAACAACATCGCGGTGCGCAAGAGTCGAGATAAAGCCAAGCAGCGCAACGTGGAGACGCAGCAGAAGGTGCTGGAGCTGACCAGTGACAATGACCGCCTGCGCAAGCGGGTGGAACAGCTGAGCCGTGAACTGGACACGCTGCGGGGCATCTTCCGCCAGCTGCCGGAGAGCTCCTTGGTCAAGGCCATGGGCAACTGCGCGTGA